The Haliotis asinina isolate JCU_RB_2024 chromosome 16, JCU_Hal_asi_v2, whole genome shotgun sequence DNA segment tcatgactccccacacattctcaattgggtttaggtctgggctgtaactgggccagtctaaaacttgtaCATTTTcacccgacaaccactgttttgtgtagcgcgcagtgtgttttgggtcattatcatgctggaaaatccaatcatcttcatacaatgtttgtgctgtcagaagaaggtgaccatatagaatgtcaacgtatctttcttttgtcaagtttcccgtgaaaacacacaatggcgtcactccgcgagccgatatgccaccccacatgtgaaacttcgggctatgttttggtcgctggtagataggtttgacagtatctttggtccaaattttcacacaattagggaaaagccaaacagaactttcatccgaaaagaaaacattatcccaatcttgattttcatgagcccgacaccagtttaaacgtttttccttttgtgcatctttcatcaacggcgagggaattccacgttttttcatccaattaagtctctgtaattcctgcctaactgtttcattgcatacctgagtacttcctctgctaatcatttcatttatgatgttctcaacacttttcaatttgcccctactcacaatctgcccaagtcttcggcgatccacaacactgaatttcctaggtcgacctgcccctgctttgtgctctatcccggttcctgtttgaatattcttcaaagttctgtatactgtagacagaggaataccatgtctacaagctaacactttagcatcagcctcacccctttcaaaatcatctagaatgagctttcttttctctcttgctgtaaattctgccatgtcaacacaggaagccgtctgctcagacaagggagataactcttgacgtaatgagctgccttctaagccttcaagagttgtctcccttatttagtatgcttagtgcatagtgaaagccctttttccaatcttagcatcattagaaaaaaaacaaagattttctcaataatatctgggaacactgtaacaCCGAACTTGACCTCTTGTTAAACTCCTGAAATATGAATTAAATTACTCTATCAAACGCGAAATGTTAGGATGTCCTTATTGAATATATGCTATTCTTTATTGACAGATCTACCGCATGCAGAAATGCCCAAGGGGGAGAGTCTTACTAATCAATAACGAAAACTTTTCATCTGCAAGAGATAACAAGTTAGAGCTGGAAGACAGACCAGGGTCAGAAGTGGATGTTACTTCTCTATGTCTTCTTTTTGACGAACTGCCGTTCGAAACTGTCGTGGAGAAAAATCTGACACATAAGGTACATGGAATGCACATCTTGATCGTTTTAGAACGTCAAACATGTAAACAGAACAAGCACACATCTCAATATTGCTTTATGAACCCACGTGACACACGCATCACAAAAATGTGACTAACTCCGTGAACAAATACATTTGCCATATCATTCCCAGTATCCGTACACACATATATCTCACACACAACACCcacatatcacagatataacaCAAAATGGCTTATAGACCTCCTAATCGATTTTAAACCATTTCCGTtatattgaaattattttataATTCCTTCTATTTTTAAGCGTAAGAATGTTGATCGTATGGTCAGGGGAGCTAAGTGACCTTAAAACTAATCTTTTGACTCACAATgggggttagaatattgatcttcagtgactcATGCCTGTCgcaggaggcgactaacggggatcgggtggtcaggctcgctgacttggttgccacatgtcatcggttcccactcgcgcatatcgatgctcatgctgttgatcattggtttgtctggcccagtctcgattatttacagaccgccgccatacaactgaaatattgctgagtgcggcgtaaaggtAAACTTACTCACACATAATGTCTTTTCAGAAAATGATAGAAGTGCTGGATAAAGAGAGACAGGTCAGTCATGACAGCTATGACTGTTTCGTGTGTGTCATCTTGTCACATGGGACCAGAGGAGGCGTGTATGGCGTTGACGGGGAGGTTGCTAACATACAGGAAGTAACTGATATGTTTAATGGCCAGAACTGTAGAACACTTGTTGGGAAGCCGAAACTTTTCTTCATACAGGCCTGTCAGGGAAGTAAGTGCAGAGGTGCTTGCTTATCATTGCTTTAACTGATACCTTAATTACTTAAAAATCTGTTGACGGGAAAGTCGCGCTGCACACGGTTCTACAGTGACAGTTGATTTAGAACTGAATTAATTGTCCATCTTttaggtggtggggtagcctagtggttaaagcgttcgctcgtcacgccgaagacgcgttcgattctctacatgggtacaatgtgtgaagcccattttcttgtgtcccccgccgtgatattgctggaatattgctaaaagcggcttaaaactaaagccactcactcactcactcacttgtccaTCTTTTGTTCACCCTTGTTGATAAGCTATGGAAGGTgatgtgaaatggggtttaacgtcgaAATTAAATATTTCGTTCATATGACGAAGTGCATTCACGCGTGTGTATGTCGACTGTATTAGCCCAGACGTAAGCTGATTGTATAGTGCTatctcactgagataccatgacgCATTTAGGCATGAATACTCATACTCCGAATTCATGGGGCCTTGTGTAGCACAATAATGCCGAGCACCAGGCAGGGAACatcaagtaccatattttaacgtcttttggtatgacgcggccgTGGATCGAACCCGCGGCCTCTGCCCTCCGgacgaacgctctaaccactgcGCTACGGGGGCGTTTTAACTTTGGAAGCGAACTAAGGATGTGAAAAAGCTGGAATTCCGCATCGTTGTATTTTGAGGTCTAGGTTGTTGCCGCTAAACATAACATGACCATTTTCACTTATATTGTCGGCCTTATCAGGGGATACCCTGACGAAGATTCAAGCAAAGACCTTTGTCACAAACGAAATGTTGCACAAAGGCTCATTGGGTGAACCCTTCATGAAACAAATCTCAAGAAGTAAATCTTGCATTCAGAATATAGGCACGCAGGACAGATTTTCCAGTCAAAACTTCGAATTGTTTATCGCCTATATTCtcttttcaaacaatctttcaGGACATTCAGCAGACAAAGCAGAAGGTGTATCTAGGTGAAACCTAGGCAACATTTCTTTCATAAAATGTCACAGTTGAGTGTttagtgaatgaatttagtttcattttattatcgcaatattccagcagaaatGGACACCAAAATATGTACCAATATGAAAAATCGACCCCAGGTCATTAGAGTATCGAGCGAACACTTTGTTACAAGACACAACCGTTTTCAACTTTGCAGGTGAGAAAGACACGGGCGCAGGTCCCTCTGTTTCTGAGATAACACAAAGACTTGAAAGCACTGGGATAGAAGATAATCCACAGTCAGAAATAGAAAACCTTGTCTCTACAACAAGGTCAGCTGCAGAACATCCACCCAGAGCTGACATCTTTACAGCGGAAGCTACGACGCCAGGTGATATCCATACACGTTTGCAGTCCATGTTAAAGTGCACCGTCGTGTCCTTTTGAGAGAACATTTTAacatatttctgtttatttGCAGATTATCTGTCACTTCGAAACACAGTAAATGGCTCATGGTTTATACAGGCTATTGTTTACGTCTTTATGAACTTTGCTCACAAAGAAGATCTTGCGTCGATGATGACCAAGGTATGTATTGCCAATGTGTCCCTTCAATCCAGGTTTTACTCTGCGAAGAAGCAGTGATTGTGTCTGTTGGCATGTATTAGCTGGGGACAGGAGACATGGGCCTCACACACATACCGGCCGAGCGAAGTGGCAAATCATTTTAGCACACGTACAATTTCTGTTGAGTGTGTTGAGATGAAGAGTAGACCCAAAGTCATTCACTCCCATCAAGTCCAAGGTCCACGTAGGTGAAACTGATTGTTTGCTTATCTGGACACGTCATGTCCCATTCAAAAGAGTCAGAGTGTGCTCTGGCCTGTCAAAGCATATGGCAACGCAGAGTTTGtaaatatactacaaacaaaaaaaccgtACGAGAACACCATACAATCTGACAGACATATATAGACTCAGACGTGGTCAGGTCATTTATACTTAATAAGATAAATGCAACATTCGGTatgcttaatgggcactttaaacgacatgtCAGAGCATGCAGTGAAGCATCtcattcaatattcgttgaacTTGAGCGAAATGACACATTGTCAAAAACGGCGAAAAAGCAAGAGCGCTGAAACACACCGGTGCTGGTGAATTGGTTTTGAAGGGCTTGGAGCGCAACATGTCTGTTATCCGCCCTTGTTGTTTTTCTGAGTCTTCCAGAGCGAAGTCCATTTGTTCTCTAACAATGGCCTGGAACCTCTCCCTCAGTTTGTGAAGGACATAGGGAGACACCCGAAGGTGGTGAGCAACACTTCGTATGGATTCACCATCCTGTAATCACGCAATGGCCCTGCTTTTGTCGGGGTCGCTTAAAAGTCTTCGCTGTGGCATGGTGAGGAAATTGTGAGACTTCAATACTGTCTGTAGcttcttttgttaaaaaaaacatttgccACAAGCTGCATGAGAAGTCTCACTTACGGATGCTCTAGGCTGTTCTGTTTAGGTATTTCAATCAAACATCGTGCTGCTGTGTTTCATCACTATTTTGtttcgctgtttttgacaatctGTCATTCACTTAAACTCAGCAAAgtttgaatcagttgcttcactgtaAGTACCAACATGTCGTTTGAAGTGTCAATTAAGCACACCAGAAGTAGCATGTATCGTggagtataaatgacctcaccactTGTAAGTTTATATACGATTATCAAATTGTTGGGTTTcccatatattttgtttgtagcATATTTTAAGTTACTGTCTCTGCCCTCCGTCTCCTCGAGTTTTATTATGTAGTACGGCGTGCATTCGTCACTCATATGTCAGACTCAACAACATGCACTCAGTACTCAACCATACTTGTAAATAGAAAATTACGTGTATACCTAGCAATAACCGTGTAGGTGAATGTTGATGACAATCATCTGTTTATAGTTATAGTGTTCCCACTTTACGCTAGACGGAGGTGGTCAGTTCTtctcatggatacaatgtgtacagCCTGCTGTATACTAACGggctgttgctggaatattcctggcAGTGACTAGAAAACCTGATGTGCTAACTGTTTTTGTCTTTCAGGTTAATGACCTCGTGTGCCGTAGGGAGACCAAGAACAAAAAGTACAAGCAGGTCTCCACATATCGTTCTTCGCTTACGAAGCAGTTTTACTTCTTCCCGGGACTTTGAGAAAACCATCTAGATACACATGTCTCATAGGCCACTGTTTATGGTAGAACAGACATACGTGTACATCATCATGGACGTGGGGGCACGAAACTGGTGGACCATAGTTCATTAGAGGATGTGTAAAATATCAATAACAATATTGCGCAACTGCATTCATTTCTTTTTCTGCTGTGCCCGATTATgctttttgttattgttgttgttttagacACACACGTTCTTTATGCTTTAAGTAAGGAATATTACCTTGCTGGCTGATAATAGGTCTATCTAAGGCGACCTCCTTTTGGTATTTTCACATTATCACATATTAGGTAAAGTGTCagagtgaaatatttcattttaatgaaATCCAGTTAATACCGACAACACTGAGCATGAACCTACCTGGTTAAtagtatatattttaatattttccaaTGAAAGCCTTATTATGGCATTGATTTGATATGTTCAATACAACCCATAAACAACTACGTTAACCTATTTTGAAATTTACATGATTATTTCGTACAATGAAAGATATGTATTTACAATCATATTTAGCATGTTATACATTCTACGTAGCCGTGTGTTAAGTGGTCCGTTTAGGTAGCCTATGACTAACTTTGAAGGTTCAGCAGTGCATGCTTGTGAAAGGCGACCAACGGTCTCGCTAACATATAATATTTTATACCACATGTTTTGGGTGATCAGTGCATTTTGTCAGGATTATCTAGCCTTGGACCAGCTACATTCTTATTGCAAGTATTGGTCAAGAGCCCGTGTACAGGTATTTCTTTGTCGTCCAAGATATTCATACTGATAAGTGGCCTTTGCTCCCTGTTTTGTCTGAGGTTATTCACCTAACAATGGGTCTTTAATGGTCACAGCCGCTTttaattatgtatttgtttgtcttGTCAGAGGAATGGCTCAGCCATCTTTCACCTTTTATGGTGTTGCTTTTCCATCAAGTTCACATTCCTTCACAACGTTTTCGTCAGTTGTCTTTGTCTGTGGCCAGTGAGTTAAACACGCTAGTCTATCTATATCACGGAATCAATAACGAAACCCCCCACTTATACCCATGCATCTGTTTTATCCTAATCAATATTCTGCTCCTTGCTCACAGCTACCGGACATAATATTGGCAGTGAaattcgctcgtcactccgaagattCGGAATCaaaataatgtgtgaagcccgtttatGACGTCTCCCTGCCTtgttattgcaggaatattgctaaaagcgacatgaaagcaaactaactcactcattcgtaaAAACAACTGTCGCTACTTACGCCATTGCCTTGAAGCACGATTAAAGGCCCTGGATGGGCCACGTGTGATCTCACGTGATATtattggattattgctaaaatcggtgtaaaatccaactcacttaCACGCTCTCTGGATATTTTATACCCTTTGCAGTTAATATCATGCTTTTCCTTCAGTTAGTGATGATAGAGATAAACACAATAATTAGTCCTTGGCcttgcatcgatctacgcagttgggaaacAATGACACGCATCGATCATGTTgaggagcctgaccaccagatccagaTAGTCGCCTATAACAACAACGTGTCTGTGACGGTCCGCGTCAGATTTGGTCTCCAGAAGGCCATACTTGTCggatgaggcgactaacgggatcttgtGGTCAAGTACACAAatttaaatgaaatgtcatAGTATACAAGCTGCGAACATCGAAGCTAATGATGTATAAATGTACGgcgatgtgtatgtgtgtggatAAATTCAATTATGTACCCTTGAATATTATATTGTTGAGGAACCTACTAAACACGTACCTTGTGATGGAAATGTATTTCGCTTTACTTCGTTGACTTTCCTGTCGCAAGTATTTTTGTTGTATGCAGTAATCCTGGCTGTTGATTAGTTTAAAGTTTAAAAACAACTGTCTGTACCCCGAACAGTTAGATTGAAAATCTTTGCTTGCATACATACATTTAATAAGACATGTTATGTACTTATATTCCTTGCTTCTTTGGTCTGCAGTTATCAATAGTTATTTCTCATTATTTAACGTAACAGTATTGTGGACACGTCAGTCAACAACAACCGTACTCATTGTCAAAATGCAATATGtcatatacctgaaatattatTGAGTGCagtgtataactaaactcactgacattATACTAGCACTTATGTCATATGTACAAATGCAATTTCAACTATTTTCGCCTGACATAAAGAGTTTATTACTTGTTTCTGTATCATAAATATCtaacatatatgttatattcCGGATTATATGTAGTCATGTGTTACATCTGAAGACTTTCGAAATGGGTACTCACACCATAAAAGTCATTtattaaaatatacattgtgtTATGTGAGCCTTGTCATTTCAATAATCAATGTTTCCTTCCTCTGTTCAACACTAAAGTTTAAATGGGCTCTAGATGTTGCTAGTGACTGTTTCTGACATATATCACTAACGGAGGAGAACctaattttcattcagatatcAGGTATCTCAATATAGCTGATTCAGATCAGTGCACAGTGGTTCCTGGTAGTTCAGAGCATGCCAAGAAATTCTTTAGAACGTATTAAACTTCTAAATCCAAACGGGGACACTGGGGACTTGTTCATGGAATAAGTCACATACACGGTCGCCAGTGCTAAGAGTGGGCTTGTGACTTAAGATTCATAGTCACACCGGCAataattcagccatatcgtgactaacaCAAGTTCcaaattcttcatcagcaaacCGTAGTTGCTTCTGATCGTCCCCGTACCTGACGATCACGAGTGACAACGCATGCTCAGGATCCGGTTAGAGACGACGTAGCACGGCCTGTGTGCATGCTCAAGATGGCTACATTCGCTACTAAAGAAACCGAATCTGAAATAGACAAGGCTTCTCTGCAGTGACTTTTACTATCTTTTTTGACACAGCTATAGAACAAATCTGGTTTTGATCCAAACACTAAAAAATGGGTAAAGGTCTTAACCTCATTTGTTCAAAACCCAATTTCTGTAAACCGGTAATCAGCCTTCAGGTGTTAGCAATATATACCCCGTCTTGTAcgttgtattgttttctttaattattttttttctgtagaTTTACATGCTACTGATGAACCactattagatgagccacgaccagACAAGTGACCTAATGTGCGTATATGggatatgggaacgccctccagaacatatCATTTGACAAAATGAAGGAAGCAGGTTTCGTCCAAAacttgaaaagttcaatttcctcacGCGAACCGTGTTTCGATTGATACATTATACTAAGTATTTGTATAGCTAAGATCCGGTACCAAGAAAAACACGAAAGTCCCACATATGTGCTGGAGAAAAGAACGTTTGTTAGCTTTACAAATATTTCTATAATCGGCATATGTTCTGGTGTATCCTCCCCACACAGGGGTCAAATACCAAACAGATCCACTGTGGAATTGACTGATGTAGGCGTACTTCGAGTCTTAGTCATGACTTTCTGAAATGAGTCACGTGCCAGTCCTACTTCCACCACAATTTTTGTCAATTTCTTTTTCTACTGCAATTTCCATTTGTCAGTAACCATCTTCCAtggttttaacatgtttacaatattCGGATTATTGCTTGGTACGGATTACAGACTTACTTTCGTTTATGGCAACTCGTAGCGACTTTTTTGtgacctgaacgttttattcaTGGACATAAGTTTGAACATTGGCGGAACACTCAATCGGGCTGAACTCTGCGTGGTAAGGAGGAAGACGTGGTACACCATGGTCATGTCATTTCAAACATAGTGTCTCCTCTATAGACAGGTGACTACGTGTTGGATTTTGACAGACAAAATGGTTCGATTTTGAGCATTTTATCGTCAAATGTAATATTATACGACAAAATGTGGATCCACCTGATGAAAACagtaaagaagaagttgacatccataacattttgtcgtacaTTAGAATACCGACTAACCCCTCAAGAGCCAAATGCAATATTGTGCTTTTGTAACGAACCTTTGCTATCATCTTTTCTGTTAGCCTTTGTTGGAGATTTGTCCACTTGCTTTCTGTGGAATGGAGAGGGGTAGAGTTTGTGGGATCAATTCTTCCTACAGCCATATGGAAAAATTATCAACATTTGTTTTTACCTTGAGTCAAATACAAGCAAAACATTTGGTACAGACTCGTTTTCGGACAATGGATGTACAGCAATAAGCCGGGTGATtgtcaaaaacagtgaaaaacaagggtgttcaaacacaccaacaccatgtttgattcaaacccTTAAACACAACCTAGTGCATGTGGCAGACACACTTCCAACTATTATTTTTTACGGTGTTCCCATATAATTTATGTGTAGTATATTAACTACAAGTTTTATAAACAATAATAGTTGTAGCTATTATCATAATCAGAATAAGAAAATTCATCGGCTCAAACATTGATTTTGAATCTTAGCAAAGCTACATTACGTTTTAACAGTTTACATAGTCATGCTTCTGTGCCTTGACAGTGATCTTTTCGGcgttcaaattctaatcaacaAAAACGTTTCTAATTCATCATTATTATATGACGTCAAATGCACCATGCCGATTTCGTCATTTAAACGATGCGATAATTCATGGTTTACAAAGCAATCACTTAATTATAGCAGCTCGTAAAAGTGAGTGTTCAAGTGTTTCTGTCATTTTATCTTGACGATACCTGCACTACAGAATACAGAAGATGTTTCTATTACCCTTGGTGCCTCTGTTCATGGTATATGTTTCCACCATGCAAACAAGTCACTATAAAATCGGTGTCAAGTTGTGCAAGATCAGATGTATAGAAAGATGTTCCTGTAAGAGTTTGGCATATGACATCAGGACTATGACATGTAAGCTGATGAAAAAAGCCGCAGAACGACAGGTGAAGAAGGGATACATAACATTTCATAAGGGAAAATACATAGTAAGTGTTCTGCCATTGTTTCTGACTGTGAGATGCCATCTTCCGACAAACAACATTTGTTTTAGGATAATTATATTCATTTACAAAGAAAAGCATATAACCTCAGAGAAAACCAGTCTCATGAAAAGTGAATGAATGCATCGCCGAAGCCTAATAAATAACGGTAAAAAGCagattgtattattatgcatgAAATAACAGCTACCAACTCTTACATATCGCACTTTTACCAGACGTCCCTGTTGTAGTCTTCTACAGGTGCTTGCTCACCGATAGCCTGCGTTTCCAACACCCGATGTCTCAAAACACATCAAGGTCGTGTAGTCTGTGTTCAAGGTAAAGATTGTTCATATATTACTAATTACTTTAGGGGGTTAAATGGCACTGAGTTAACACGTAATCAGTCTAAAGAATATGCACCAACTTTGCACTGTCACGATGTCATTTACTGTTTTGGGATATCATCATTCGTTCTGAGATACGGGCTTATGTTTTAACTTTTAAACTTGTTCTATATGTCCTATCTCATTAGCTTTTCCCCAACTATCAGTTTTGGAGTATTCCGCAAATACTAATGATTTAACTTGAAATATTTGTTCGGGTAACGTAGAACCTGGAAGACGCGAAGTTCCGATATTTCTAACCGTTAATATTACCAATCGCAGCACTGTGAACATAATTTCATGTTGTATGAAATTAGACAATTGTATCTTTTCACATTGTACTGACAGCCCCGTCGGATTAGTTATGTAAATAACAATCAAATGAACATTTCTTTCCATTTAGGTGAAGAATGTATCTTTAgtaaccatggttttcgtaaaagacgactaacgggatcgggtggtcaagctcacacataatcggttcccaatcgcgcagatcgatgctcatggtgataatcactggattgtctggtccagactcgattatttccagaccgcggcttatagctggaatattgctgagcgggACGTAAATGTAAACTCAGTCACTTACCTATTTGTGTTTCCACAGCTCAACAGGTTCCTGTTGTTCATTGAAGTTATGacataaaatttatttcataagGAAACATATTATTtgattgctgagatctgtgtgatgtactggaTACACTGACAACGCCACAaacagttccattaggctacaccgccgttccaaaacgtGGGTACACAGAATgccaagtcacaagaataaaaactcgaaatttctcagttcagtattgtgtatgacccgcccgcgcattcaccactgccgaacaccgtctcctcatcgactgcctaaTGAtggtgaacacgtggttggggattctgctcTATTGCTCTAGCAAGGCAGCGCcaaattcatgcaaattctgaggttgatTCCTAAAACCACGAGTCCTTCTCCCAAGTgtatcccaaacgtgctctactGGATTAAGGTCGGGGACATCGATGGCCAGTCAATgacgttttgaaggaaatttcgtgtccaGATCGCGTTATGCGGCCGAgaattatcatgctggaactgtatacctgggccatgagccgtcATGAAAGAAACGAGTTTAGGAGTGAGCACCTGGCcacggtaagcagcagctgtgggGTTTCCaaggatgaccagaagtcgggaacgttTGTTCcaaccatgcaacttccgcccctgAATCTGTCTACATCCTATACACAACactgggcataccgttcacgacgtcgtctccagactctatgcctgccgtccgcgaatctgagggtaaacctggattcatcgctaaagacgactcaattccagtctctctgggtccatcggaggtgacgttgggcccactgCAGACGCTGACGTTGGCGTTGGCGTTGACGTttatgaaacggcgtcaatattggcccacgatatggacgtagAGAATGGAGAATGGCAACCCGCAACAGATTTTGAATGGTTTGTGATGACAGTCGatctctaaacatctcagccctggttcgtgtagccggcagaaatccgtcacgtaggtgacgtaggacgatttgacggccttctgctcgtgacgtcacacgtggatgacccgaccttgggcgatcagaagtggtgccagttagTTGTCGAAGATCTCGCAAGTCATACTCAGTACGACGCCTGCattccattgctcttgcgacgtcagcAACTGATCTCCCCGCTTGGAGCATGcaaacggcacgttcacgtagcacatttgacaatcgtggcatttgaAGTACCGTTAGaaatgtggtttaaaagtgtttttttcaattctagaggccaatgcaaacacgtgcaaatgaagaaaacttcgatgcgaagatcacgtgatcgactgcacgtgaaaaaacctgatttggtactaacgtcatttgcacgacgaatatATGGGTTtcagtgggttttgctaacgtttctTTCAAGAGTCGAAAGATGAGATAGGATcacatttcggatacatagatgtatcatcggagaaaaaaaaaatacattttgtgaattttcttttttgactccgTATAAGTTAACTTAAAATTGTTTAGTAGCAGAATTTAGAATGGATGGGTTAACATAAGAAAGCTATAACTGACTAATCTGTGATCTGTAACTTCGTCGTTCATACGTTTTGTTTAATAATCATGCTCAGACTACAACGGCCTCACGGTAACAGCCAAGGCATCAACACATTCACCAGGTAGGACAACAGTGTGAGGAGAGTGTTATGTATGATCTCTGTGTCAGTTTTGTGATACAGTAGATGCATTTTTATAAGGGTttggtcatttgtcaggttaCAACATTAAATACCTTGCACCGAATTCAGATTTAGCACAATAAATCAAAATTCCTTTTCCTTTGTCATTTTCCGGCACAGTTGTCTAGATAAGTTTACATTAATTTAAACATGACGATAGAccgaaatgaaatatgtttaaaccatgaCCATTGATATAGATAGAGTGTCGAGGTATGGCGTGAAGTGTGCCCTACGTTGTCAGTCACTACTTCAACAGGCCAAGTCGTCTTGATTAGAAACATATCGTCTTGATACTGTACGGTTTAGTTAATTCGGCGTTAGACAACATGACTTTGTCACAGTTCTGTAATTACTGACACATATATGCAGAATGATGCAGTCTTGAATGAACACAGGTAAGCCTGCGAGCATACTAAACAAGAGCTGCAAGAGGAACCAGGACTGTTCACCGAGTAACCTTCAGTGCTCCGTGGGAACCTGCAAGTGCCTCATAG contains these protein-coding regions:
- the LOC137268104 gene encoding caspase-3-like, producing MAMTEMHKRILRSNRGDLVDNIADVAAVVNVLLSMETITEYMKEEILEGRHHTTTEKKRALLDLLRCRGDRAFDDFHRALVKCGEKTAAGILYPPTPQPQQPTDDLPEFWPPKDYSACKVAVKLVAEDNSQMRELFKESSESTSTIYRMQKCPRGRVLLINNENFSSARDNKLELEDRPGSEVDVTSLCLLFDELPFETVVEKNLTHKKMIEVLDKERQVSHDSYDCFVCVILSHGTRGGVYGVDGEVANIQEVTDMFNGQNCRTLVGKPKLFFIQACQGSEKDTGAGPSVSEITQRLESTGIEDNPQSEIENLVSTTRSAAEHPPRADIFTAEATTPDYLSLRNTVNGSWFIQAIVYVFMNFAHKEDLASMMTKVNDLVCRRETKNKKYKQVSTYRSSLTKQFYFFPGL